The Capsicum annuum cultivar UCD-10X-F1 chromosome 3, UCD10Xv1.1, whole genome shotgun sequence genomic sequence TTTTTATGTATCTACGAACTTCCTTAACATATACATTATTGTTGTGTATCTCCATTAACTTCATCAATTTCGACCTCAATTGACGAATCTTAAGAACTCCCTCAGTACTCCACCTCCAACTTCCTTCGGCTATATCTCAGGCCACCGTGGCTAGTAAACCCTCACCGCGAGACCCCAACTCAATATCTTACACCATTGCGCATCTATACCTTTACCCCACTTCGTCCTGCGTCGCATCACCGACAAAAATTCGTCAACAAATACTCTCTCCGACCAACCCTTTGCTTCTAAACTCTGGCGAAATCTGATAGAAAAAACTATTAAATTCCATCATTTAATGACTCCACTTGGTTTGTACACTTGAAAAGTCGTGGTTTGATTTTGTGAAAGGGGTTGAAATAATTGGATTCATCGTTTGGGGATTCGTCATTGAACTTGTTCGGTCGAAAGTAGGAAAAAATGAATTGAATTTGGGATTTGAGATAGATGTGATATATGAGAGGATTTGAAGAGAtgaagtaaaatttaaattttttataattattttaaagagTTGAAATTTTAGATAATAATGATAAGTTGTgtggtattatataatttttctttttaagaatcCAAGTAAACTTTATCCTCAACCAAAGTCGCCTAATGAATACTTTAGGGACTATTTTGAATCTACTCAAACATAAGTAACCATTTCAAATCTCTCACTACTACTAGCACAAGGATGAAATGTGGACGACAAAAGCGAACTGAATAGTAGTAGtagttgaatttgaattgaattgcCGGAGAAGCGACGAAATCATCTTCGAAATTGAAAATGGGAAGAGGGTTGGGTTCGCAAAATCTGCCGGCGGACGTGACACAAATGATCGATCAGTTAGACCGGCATTGCTTAGCCCCTGATGGATCTCTCATCTCCAAATCCGCTTACTACGATCTCCAACAAGTAAGTGTTTGAAATAAAATTGCGAGATACTTATCCGAGATtgtattttagtgttttttttCCCCACACTGAGGATGGGATAAGCCAGGATAACTAAACTGATTCCGTGATAATTAATCCGGGATAATCAAGACACCCTTTAATGAGGACTCTAATTTTATGAGATTGATTTTATTTGGCAATGCAGGCGAGAGAAGAGATGTCAACGGAAAGACAGCGATACTTGGAATCCTTAGTAAGGCTTGTAGTTTTTGGTGACATTTTCtttgaaattaatttctttttcatggATTTTCTAGTCTAATTGTTGTATATACGTTTTGACTGGATACACCTTATATAGTCAATATACATTGAAGCAACTGCGATGATAGAGGATTACCAGCAGGCTCTTTCTGTGGCGAATCTTGGTGGTATTCGTGATGTCCAGGGTTTATACTCTCAACTGGGCTTGAAAAACCCTCCTCAGGTTCCacttttttttgcataatttgaTTTTATGGATGCAGTTTTACATGCTTAAGTACCTACTCTATGTAAAAAGATCCCTCTCCTTTAGTTCCCTTGGGGGTCGTTAGGTAATGTGTAAAGCGGTAGTTTATCCATGTATTAATTTTTGTGTAAGTTATACAATGTTTCATCGCTAGTTAGGAAGTAAGTTATTCATGTATAAAACTAATACGATGTTTGGTTTGCAATTTAGAAACCCCCATAACTAATACTCTCTTTTTTCCCAAAAACAATGACTTCTTTTAACTTGGCACGGagtttgagaaaataaagaagattattGAATcctgtggtcttaaattaaagttatgtcaaatgtaccaaaatgtcatttaatccgtggtcttaaacatgtcacgtgaAAATTTGGAATTTAAGtgttgccaaaaaaggaaagagtcattctttttgaaacggaagGAGTATAAGTTATGAGGAAATTGGTGTATCATCTTATGTAGGGTAGAAGGTGGAATAGCTAATACTTGTATAACTAATACCcacataactaatacatgtattgCTATACATGCATGATTCTTACCagctaccaaacgaccccttacaTTACAGGTCTGATTTGGGATGTGTATTTCATGTGGACTCTTAAAATACAGGGGAACTTACTAAAAGATTGCACATACAGTATAGTGAATGCTTATGCACACTCGTATTGAGTGTGTACCGATAAAATAAATTGATTGGCAATAGATGAGAATGTAAGATAAATATCAGGTGCTATGCATTGTACATTTTGAGGGTCTGCCGATAGCCTTTTCCAGACAAGGTTTTTCTTTTGGttcattattcaaataatttaagtTCGGTTGGTGATTTTGACTCTGAAATGAATTTAGGTTTATGAGGCTCTTGAGCATAGGATGGTTGTTGCAGAAGCAGCACAGAGATTGAGGCTTCCTCTTATATCCAAAAACGGTGAGATTCACGAGGAGGATATTGAAAAGTGGAGTACACTGTCAAGAAGTTCTTTTGATAGCACAAGCACCAGCATTACATTAAGCTCGAGTGCAACTGCGGTTGGAGCTGTTGCTACAGCAAGCAGTGCTTCTACTACCAGTACAACTGATGCAACAGAAGCAGATGTTGGTGGTGTACCCAATCGGTTCCTTGGAATCACGCCTGCATATTTATGGAAAATTCAACTACATCAGATGTCATCAGTGGTATGATGACACCTACTTGATTGATGggaaatcttttttttcttctgttAATTCTTAAACCGAGTGTGGTAGTTATCTTCACGTCTATCTTATTTGTGTGCTTCTATTGATGTGTTGACTGCTTGTCATAACAAATGTAGAATGCTATTCATCTGGTTGTTTAAGTGTTAATTCTACACGTCCATAGATGCTTATATATCTGCCACTGTAGGACGTGGCAGAATACCAGAGATTGCTTTCACGGGAGATTGGTAGCCGGTTAGATGCTAAATGTGATAAGTTAGCCGATGCAGTTGCTATTGATGACATTGGTATGTTTAGTTGCTAATTTCTCCTACTTAATCTTTCCTTTGTCCTTTGCCTTTAAATATGTTGGTCTCCAAATTTCAAtctgtttcctcttaaacaaaaCCAGTATTGAACATAGGACCCGGTCATCTATGCCAGTTTTATAATTAGCTTCTATAAGCATATCTTTATGTGGATGTATATATTAAAGCATTGTCAATTGCATTGTAATGTTTCAAACTGTGGTGTAAACAGGAAATATATTGCTGAGGTGCATAAGTTCTAAATTTACTCGTTATCCATTGACACAAAACTGTGCCCCACTGTCCCTCAGGGATATCTCAGTTATAAAAGTTCTAGATTTTCTCATGTCAGCGTATTCTTCAGAGGCTGGTTGAGCAGTTCtcttattatttaaataacagaAAACTCTTACAAGTTGTTTTTCTTCTCATATGATGTATGTAAGAACATAGCCATACCTTGATTCTACAGATATATCTGCTGCCAGTCAAAGTTCAGCTGCCCGACTTCCAGAAaggtctctctctctctctctctctgaactgattcttcTATATTGTATGAATTATTTGTAAAACAAGTTGTGCATATTTTAGCTTGTTAATTTCACCAAAGTTTTCCTCCTATCCCCATGAAAGATTAGACTCTACATTGGATTTATGTTAAGAATAAATCATTTGGGGAACAAAAACTTCATATTCTGGAAAATGGACTGGCTTTTTATGTTGTAAAAAATGAATAACCATGTTTTACAACCTCCATCCCCCCCCCCCCTAGGAGGTGATGTAATGGTTGAAAAGTTGGAGTAGCAGCCATAGGAACTAAGATTTGAATCTAGGAGAGACGGGTCTAGGGGAAGTCGTCCTATCAATGTAAATGTTGATGGGTAGAGTTAACTTGTACCTGCTATAGGCATTACTCATTAGGAGATAATAGGCTATGTTGcttagactcttcaaaaataccgACGAGTgcatgtcggattctccaaaaatacactacttttggagagtccgagcaacatagttaTAGGTACTCAATGCTAGTGGGACAGTCGGTTTATGCACAAGTTGTCCTGGAGGCCActtaatataaaatgataaaatgagaataatcatataataatattcttgATAGCTTTATAGATCTACGCGGGGGAGCTTCTAATCTATGATGTAACAGGGTAAAGTTGAGCACTGAGGAgattgagagagaagaagaagcatGGCGTGAGGATTTATATTCGTCTAACAGAAAATTTGCAGAATACTATAATGTAAGAATGCCCTTCTGCATCATTTTTGTCTATTTTCTTCTTGCCGGCCTTTCCATTCTAAGGTTCTGATACAAGCATGGTTAGCTTGGGGCTCATTAGGATGGGCTTCTACAtatggatgatagcttggagcCCGAAGAAAGCCACGGAGCAATAAAGACACATGGCCATAGGTGATCAAGATGCTAATTGGTCAATCAAGAAGGgcccttgtgggttatttccTAAAATAGCCACTTTTAGGCTATGTTTGGAATAGATTATTTTTGCAAAGGCAATAACTATAGATGGTTGCCTTAGCCATTATCTTCCTTAGTTtatgatgtttatgatgaattgagACCTTTTAAGCTTGTAGTTTCTAAATCATGCCTAGCATTAGATTAATCAAGTAGTTGTTAATTGTAGTTAAGTGATTAAGTGGATTTCCGATATTGCTCGTGTTAACTTCTTTCGAATGAGACTCGATGATTGATTAAGAGAAGTTAACACAAGCAAAATTGGGAATCCACCCTAATTATTCAACTACAATTAACaactaattgattaatttaatgcTACGCTTCACCTAGAAACTACAAGCTTAAAAACTCTCAATTCATCATATACTAAGGAAGAAAGTGGCCAAGGCAACTATTTATAGTTATTGCCTTTGCAAAAAtaacctattacaaaaatagcccaaagtgGCTTCTTTAGGAAAGAACTCACAAGAGCCCTTCTTGATTGACCAATTAGCATCTTGATCACCTATGGCCTTGCGTCTTTATTGCTCCATGGCTTTCTTCGGgctccaagctatcatccataTGTAGAAGCTCACGCTAATCATGCTTGTATCAGGTTCTTCCACAGATTTGGCTAAAGGCTCACGTtacttaagaaaatatttgacttacttaagaaaatatttgactttatATGTTTCATGTCTAAGGTTTTGGAGCAGATCCTTGGTGTTCTTATTAAACTTGTCAAAGATATAAAGTTGGACCATCagcataaatatgtaagtttACCATTGTGCTGTTGTTTCTTGTTCAAATTAAGGCTTCATCATTCCTCTGATTTGTCTAATGGACTATGGTCCCTAACACTTGACTAGTTTCAGATATTCTGTGGAGTGTGGACATTGCTGATGGTTTTTTGCTCTTTAAGATAGATGTTTGTTCTGATTATAATTATAATTCATGGATCCATTAATAGGATGAACTGCAAAAGACGTGGTTGTGCAAAAGATGTGAGACCATGCGGGCAAAATTAAGGTATGAGATACCTGATTCTTGTTCTGGTTTATTGTACCACCTGGTGACTTgcctttttttttgtgtgtgtgtgtgttggagAGAATTTGGAGAGTCGAATAATTTCTTCTATTCATTTGTGTGATCATTGACTGGCTATTagtttttcagaagggttctctttcttttcttagattACTGTGAGGTTGGAATTGAGTGCAAAGCTCCGTTCAACTATTGCTTCCTCAACCTTAGTATGATGACCCCGTGTCAATTGCCTAGTTTCTGCTATGAAGGTTGTGATCTTGCACTTCAGTGTTTGAAGCCCTGGCTggagttttttttaaaatttgtttcttTATCTATTTGGGAAGTACCTTGTTTCTCATCCGGTTCAGGGATTGAATTTTGTCATCCAGGGGACTCCAAGGCAGTGATCGTTCTCTttatatttcatgatattttcaaACTAATGTGTTCTATCAGTTTTCTCCTTTACATACAAAAGGATATAATTTCTTGAGAAATCTCACATAGTAATGTATTACTTTCaatgagagtttttttttttttttttttcatgtggaatccCCAGAAATTTGTTTAGCATGATAGTGTTGTCATCAACTTCAATAGCTGTTTAGCATGATAGTGTCGTCATCAACTTTAATAGCTCTTCTAAAGGACATCATCTCTTGTTTTAAGACTTGTAGCATTGAGATTTGAAATACTAATATTATGATCATCAAGTATTAGTAGCTCCTGACAGTTCCTATTTGTTCCCCAGAGTTCTGGAACATATTCTCCTACTTGAGACTTATACCCCAGAAACTGTTCCTGCTCTTCACAAAATAAGGTAAAGAAAGATgacttaataaatatttattgcatTTTAAATGTCGAAGAAAGTATACTTCAGTCTGCCATCATCCCAGGAAATATTTGATTGAAGCAACAGAGGAAGCATCACTTGCATATGAGAAAGCGGTACACTTTTTTATACTATTCTAATATTGTTTTTTCAGTTTGATGGAtcattttcattcttattatATTTGCTTGAGTTGCTTACACTTGTTCCTTGGACCCTCACACTGCATTTGGGAGAATCATGGAATCTTGATCAGCCAGAGATTATTTAATGCTCGTGTTAAGAGTGCAAGTGCGTTAGGCGTACATTGCGAGTTTGAATCCTGTGGTAGACAAAAACATGGTCTTACATTCTGAAAGGTAGAGGGGTGGGCCCATTGTCCACTGAGTTTCGAACCATGTGCCAACTAGCACAGTAGATTTCTCAATTATAAACCAAAAAGACTAGCGGTAATCTGCTATATGCAATGGGAAGATAGCCTGGCACCATGTCATTCACCTTCCCAAAAACTGCGTCAATTAGGATTCTTCATGGGCATCTTTCATTTTGCATGTTATGTCATCGGTGACGAAGGACCTTGATGATGAAAAAAGTGACCTCttataaaattgaagaaaagtataTTAGACTTCAATGGATTAGGACTTCAGGAGTTCTTTCCTGCATATTTTTCCTTGTCTTTGGTTTCTCCTCACTGTTTTGTTTTGACAAAAGTAGCTCAATACTTGAGCAAATGCCATCACTATATAAGGGTCTCTATCTGGCTGGTATGGTGTTGAATAAGGATGAAATCACAGCTTTGGCTTGAAACTGATTTATCCATTAGTCTGATTTTGTGGGGGCATGGGTTTGCTCCTAAACATCTATTCCAcaaatactaggtgatttcttcctatatgttctagccttggtggacaaagttaccTGATACCTGTTGCTgatgggaggtggcaggtatccggtggaattagtcgaggtgcgtgcaATCTGACtcagacaccacggttatcaaaaaacaAAAGCAGCTATTCCTGTATTTTCTCTTCTTGTAGGGTTTCTGTTTTTTCTCTGTTCATTGTGCTGAACTGTAGGTTGACAAAGAGTGCATCTGCGGCATGAAATTTAAATATACTGTCAGTAAGATAGTAGAATCTAGCTCTGTTTAGTGCTTGGCACCACAAGACTGACATGTATTTAATTGTGAAATATGTTAGGCTTCCCGCCTTCGTGAGTATCAGGGCGTTGATCCTCATTTTGATGAAATTGCTAGGCAGTACCATGACATTGTAAAGGTAAAGAAAAATCTCCGCGAGTTTTGTTAGTTATTATTAgttcattatttttccttttttggagATAAAGGTTAACTCTGGCTCATCCAAACAGAAATTGGAGAGCATGCAATGGACCATTAACCAAGTTGAAATGGACTTGAATCCTTTGCCTGCTCACTTCAGCACCTAAGGCATCTCTCTCCATATTCTGGACAAGGTTCATGTAATATCCATAGTGTTTTTTTGTATCATAGAAACATGTATAAAATTGCTGATTCTCATATTTGGATTTATTAAACACTTGAATATCGACATATATGATGTTCTATATTTCCGTTTGCTGGACGGTTAAAAAGCTAGTCTCTCAGCCACCTTAAAGATCCTAACAAAGAAGCGAAATGTTTTCTGAATTGCAATCTTTCTGAGGGGACTATAGAACACACACTTAGCAGTACAGATTAGATATATTCGGGGTAGTTTGGTGTAGGATACTAAGTCAAATAGTctcgggataaaataatagtccTGTTATAAAAAAATTGTTGCCTTATTTGGTTGCAAGTTCAGGATAGGTTATCCTTAGACTAACAAAtagtaccgggataagttatcccattcTTTCGATGGTTTAAGAAATTTGGAGCTATTTATATGTGAAAATAGAAATTGATTGTAAAGGCTACAGGCgtgtttggattgacttatttttaagtgtttttagcttttaaacactttttaaattttagtagtGTTTGACAAAACTAAAAAGTGCTTTGAAGCACTCACCTTtaagctaaaaaaaatataaaaataagtcaaaaatcaaaagtAGGGTCTCTCCTACTTATGACTTTTAACTTTTAACTTATAAGCTACTTTTTAAAAAACGCTTATAAAGTTAAGTCGCTTCACAAATTATTCATTTGAATGGTTGTAATCATACAATTAATTGATAATGGGTGAGTGATTGGTGAGGATGTGGGGAAAAAAACTAGGGAATGCGGTTGTGCAGGTGAATCAAGTTagactaatttatttattttttaatttaattcttttttatccTTCCAAAACAATTCATTATGTTACAATATTTATTGTagatttattaatattaatttaattattcaaatgAAAAAAGAGTTCAAAAACgtataaaatcattttttttcatttcaatacttaaagatttaaaaattgtgCTTGAATAAGGCACTTCTaagaatcaattatttttttttataaatgatatGCATGTATATTTTTGTTATAGATTTGTTCCAATTTTCAAAAGTAGTGTTGAAAACATATTTTTGTTTGAGTTTACAATATTTCttttgtttcaaattttaaatagattattGTTTTAATGAAGTTGTGAAGTTTTATTTATGTGTgacataaaagtttttttttaaatattaaatatatgaagggtatttttataaacaaacaatctatttttagaaaaaatgcatgcatattatttttagtaccacaaaccaaacaatcactaaaaaataatatcaggaTAACTAATCTCAGGCCAACTAATTTCAGTATAACTAATTCCAGCATAACTTTTTTCCAACCAAACTACCCCTAAAGGCTATAAAAATTTCCTAACATCCCAAGACAACTAATTTCGGTATAATtaatcccagcataacttgtTTTCTAACCAAACTACCCCTAAAGGCTGTAAAAATTTCCTAACTTTAGAGAGGATAAAGAAATCCAACAGTAGGGTAACATTCCAATTAATAATAACAAACCAAGAGGACATGCATTTTAACTTAGGCCAAATCCATCGATAGGACCTCAAACTTatcccgaaaattcacttagacccctaaatTAAAGCTTGTACCTATTAGACTCCTAAACTTCCGaattttgtttcaattgaacATTTTTTACCTACGTGGCACACTGCGTATTATGCACTCACGGAAGGCGCgtgaaaagtattttttttaactaaatcttgaataaaatggTGCCAAGTGGCAATGTGAGCCCCccaaaaattattaatgaaacaaaattaaaagaaacaaaagaaaaacctcttttttttttctccaacttcttctccaactcattttcttcatttttttttccttaaacttaAATTTGTTCGTCTGAGGTTCAAGGTTCCATTATAGTAATGCCT encodes the following:
- the LOC107863642 gene encoding AUGMIN subunit 4; the encoded protein is MGRGLGSQNLPADVTQMIDQLDRHCLAPDGSLISKSAYYDLQQAREEMSTERQRYLESLSIYIEATAMIEDYQQALSVANLGGIRDVQGLYSQLGLKNPPQVYEALEHRMVVAEAAQRLRLPLISKNGEIHEEDIEKWSTLSRSSFDSTSTSITLSSSATAVGAVATASSASTTSTTDATEADVGGVPNRFLGITPAYLWKIQLHQMSSVDVAEYQRLLSREIGSRLDAKCDKLADAVAIDDIDISAASQSSAARLPERVKLSTEEIEREEEAWREDLYSSNRKFAEYYNVLEQILGVLIKLVKDIKLDHQHKYDELQKTWLCKRCETMRAKLRVLEHILLLETYTPETVPALHKIRKYLIEATEEASLAYEKAASRLREYQGVDPHFDEIARQYHDIVKKLESMQWTINQVEMDLNPLPAHFST